In Rhizoctonia solani chromosome 6, complete sequence, the sequence AATCTCGGGTGTTGGAGAGGAGCGCCGGTGCGAATGACTGCATGGATTCAATTAAACTATGTTTTGAGTCTAGTGCATAATCACAGCTCACATCTTGACGTCCCCAGAAGACATCTTGACGAACGATCAGTGGTATAGTTGGGATGTAAAGGTAGATGGTGGTGAAAAATAACTTTACGCCGTTCAAAACGCTTATAACTATGCCATAATTCTTATTTAACCGGAGACATTGGTCCAAATAGGGATATGGGCCGGTGTCGAAAGTCAGCTGATGGGTAATATGTCATCGAATTGGGTGAAACTAGCCAGTCGGATCGAAGCCATTGAGGATAATCGCGTTCGAAGTCAGAAGTTCGGGATCGATCCCGAACACGGTTCGTAGTATGGCGAAAAAGACCGATCTACATATATGACATATCATGTCCTGATATAGACAGTTttatatcacgtgatctaTACACAGGCTGCTTACGTACTCATCATCGCCCTTGACCAAAATTTGACCAAGGCGACTATCATCGGAGATCCAGTATGGCCCAACGAGCGACTTACTACCCATGATGAGTACGAAGAAGATCTCGGAGATGTGAATATTGAGGCAGTCGTTGGAAATTAGGGGGGATTGCACGGAGGATACGAAGATGGTAAGTAATAATATTATAGATGATCCAATTTCGTTGACTGTTTGCTTAGACCAAGCAAGAATTGATGAGGCTACTGTGCACGCAATGCAACACCAAATGGCTCAGCAAGTTGCTTTCGCGCAGAGATTCCAGATGTTGTCAAGAGGGTAAACAAGAACCATGCGACTTTTCCATATCCTGCTAAAACCATATCCAGTTTATCGTTCAATTTCATCAAGCCGTCATGGACAATAACCTTCCGGAGATCACTAACGCGTATgaccaaggatggaaccgaTTAACAGAAAAGTATTACTCCAAATCCGAATGGCCAGAGGCGGAATTGATTGCTCCTCTGGTCAATGATGGTAATTGATCCAGTAGTATTATTAGGATTCCACAACTGACCCGTCTGCTTTAGACCCTATATTCTTGATCCTGTACCGAGAGCTCTACTACCGGTATAGTTATCCATTTCCCTCTTGAATTATATAGGAACCTGATTGTTTTGACACAGTGTACTCCAAACTTCAACCAGAAATTGACGATCGATTTCACTCGTACGAAACAGTTGCGACTTTTAACTATCTTCTAAGTGGGTCCAGTATTTTTCTAGACATATTGAATTTGAAATTTAACTGGTATAGACTCCGAGGGCCCTGTACAACGAGCTTCCCGATCAGTGGTTGTGGGATATCATTGATGAATTTATCTATCAGTTCCAAAGCTTTTGTGTTTGGCGTGCGCGGCCAACGCAAAGACGGACGAGGAATTGATTATGTTGGCCGATGGTAGCCAAGTAAGTGTCCATGCTCCTACGGTGTGCATTTACTGACTCAATAATAGGTCTGGAGCTGCTATAGTGTACTCAACGTGCTCTATTCCCTCATTCAAAAATCCCGCATCAATGAATACTGAGGCTGTCCAGAAAGGCGCATCCCCGAAGAACTCACGTAAGAATCTCCTAGAGTCTCCGCCTTTACTTGGTTCTTATCTTGAACGGCAGTGAAATCTCTGGAGAATACGGTCAGCGACCGATCTACCGTACCCTAGGTTCTTTAGTATTATCGGGCTCTTGCGCGTCCATGTTTCCTTGGAGACTATACACTCGCATTGAAAGTAATGGATCTCGTCAAGCTGAACCAGAAAGTAGGTGAACCCagatctttatgctattcaAATCGTTGAACTGCTGCCCAGGCCTTTTTCACTCGGGTTACCGCTTGTCATGTAGCAACTTATTATTACGTTGGATTCTGTTACATGTCTCTGAAACGATATTCGGATGCTACGCGCACGTTCAACTCTATACTTAACTTTATTTCGCGAATGAGACAGTATCATACTAGGAGTTACCAATATGACCAGGTGAGCTACTCCATTATTTCGAAGTTTTACTTTCAAGCACCAACGACACTCAGATCAACCGCACTGCGGACCGGATGATGCGCTTCTGGCCATCTGCAATGCTCTTTCCCTAGTAGACTTGACGACGCAATCATAATAGGTCTGGAGCTGCTATAGTGTACTCAACGTGCTCTATTCCCTCATTCAAAAATCCCGCATCAATGAATATCTTGAGGCTGTCCAAAAAGGCGCATCTCCCGAAGAACTCACGTAAGAATCTCCTAGAGTCTCCGCCTTTACTTGGTTCTTATCTTGAACGGCAGTGAAATCTCTGGAGAATACGGTCAGCGACCGATCTACCGTACCCTAGGCTTCTTTAGTATTATCGGGCTCTTGCGCGTCCATGTTCTCCTTGGAGACTATACACTCGCGTTGAAAGTAATGGATCTCGTCAAGCTGAACCAGAAAGTAGGTGAACTCAGATTTTTATGCCACTCAAATCGTTGAACTGCTGCCCAGGCCTTTTTCACTCGGGTTACCGCTTGTCATGTAGCAACTTATTATTACGTTGGATTCTGTTACATGTCTCTGAAAAGATACTCGGATGCTACGCGCACGTTCAACTCTATACTTAACTTTATTTCGAGAATGAGACAGTATCATACTAGGAGTTACCAATATGACCAGGTGAGCTACTCCACTATTTCGAAGTTTTACTTTCGAATACCAACGACAACTCAGATCAATCGCACTGCGGACcggatgtatgcgcttcTGGCCATCTGCAATGCTCTTTCCCCTAGTAGACTCGACGACGCGATCACAACCAACCTCAAAGAGAAATACGGGGAGCAGCATATAAAGATGACCAAAGGGCAAGTTGAAACTACCCTATCCAATTAAAAAAACGAACTCATTCTGCATATAGTGGGGAGGAAGGAATGGCCGCTTTCGAAGAGCTCTACACCAAATCCTGTCCGAAATTCATTTCTTCAACTCCTCCACCATACCACGACACCGAGTTATTGAATCTTTACATCAGCAACCCGCCACAGGAGCCAATGCAACGACACCTCTCCCTCTTTCTCTCTGACGTGCGCATTCAGCAATCTGTCGTCCCCACACTGCGCAGTTTCTTGAAGATGTACTCGAGTTTGGACGCCGCGAAGCTTGCTGGGTTCTTGGACGCAGACGAAGAAGAGATCGTTCAGCAGATGATGGTCATGAAGAGCTCGAGCCGTAGCGTGAGCCGTGCGGCAGTGGAGGCTGGCACGCTTCTTGATGGGGGCGTCATCAGCACGAGTGACTTGGATTTTGTTATTGATGAAGTACGTGATCCACCGCCCCCTTCATCACACTCACTCAACTAACGTTAACCAGAACATGGTTCAAATCGTGGAGAGTACAATCGGAAGGCGGTACGGTGGTTGGTTCATCCGTAACACTGAGCACGCGCTCAAGGTGTATGACACCATTCGATCGAGTCCTCTCCCGATCTCGAAAACGAATGTTCCTGAAGCGGAGGCGCAGGCTTCAGCGGCAGCACCTAGTGCCAATGGCCCAACAGCAGGCAGTGCACCGAAACCAAAGGCCGCGTGGGGAGCTCCGAAAGCTGTGAGGCTAGCAGCTTAGGGGTTTTACGCAATCAATGAATATTGTTTAATAAAACTTGAATTATTTCTTCTTTGAAACAACAACCAGCAATGTTATTCGTGTGATGGTCCTCGTGGGGTTATATCCTCCGCTAGTAACCTTCAACTACTGTGGTTTATGGATGAGACACTAAATTTAGCGGTAGATACGTAACAGAAAGTGATGCCGACATCAAGACCTACCAGGTCGTTTCCGGAGACCGCATTCGCATTCAACTGTAGCTCTCTTTTTTATCAACGATAATCAGTTCCGAAAATGCTCACAATCTTTGTATCTTTAGTGTGTGTTCCAGGCGAACGGGCAAGTTTATTTTTACGGTTGAACTGAGAGCTTCGTTCATTATACATGAATTTGTTTATTTCATACCATATCAATACATAGCTGTTCTTAAGCAGCCTCGAACCTCCATTTCTGGTGATCCCCACCATGTTTAATCCATAAACAAATTTCAGTTCCGTTTGCCTGTCCGGCCCCAGACAGGTCTACAACGTGATCTGGTTTCTCTGGAGGCGAAATGCTAAAACGCGAGTCAATTTCAGGTATCGGAAAACCAAAGGGAATATTGCAAGGCTTACTAGAAACCGTTGTCCGCTAGAGTTATACTAAAGTTTTGAGGCTTGGAGCTTGATTGAAGGACTGCACCTTGATTAAAAGTCGGATAACCAGCATAGGCGCTGATCGCAGCATTACGAATTGTTACATTGACTCCATCGCCTGGCCCAAGCTCCCACTTATACCACCCCTTTAGTATTAGTATGTGCGGTGAAGCAGTATACTAGCACTTACCTTCTGGTTGGCGGTCCCCTTGGCCTCAAATCCAATGATCTTGACACCCTCACCTTCCTTTCCACCTTCTAAATCCATAACCGTACCAGTCTTGACGTTCTTAATAAAGTAAGAGCCTGGGCTACAAGGTAAACTGTCTCGAAAATCCATCGCTGGTTCTTTTGTGATTTGTCCACCTTCAGTTGCACCTATACGATCAAAACTATAAATCAGCGGCCGGCCTGGTATTCATCCCGCGACTCCAGTTTACCTTTTTGGTTGCCTAAACTCCCAGTTTAAAGCTAATGTTAGTCGTGCAGGGACCTCGAACGGCATCTCGAAATCACCTTGACCAATTCCAAGATAACTTCGTTGGTTCCGGTATGGATGCTAAGCATATTTATGATAGTAAGATCATCCGATGCTCTCTTCCGCAAGCCAAAACTCACATTTTCTCGTTGCCTGTCCCATCTTTAATCAGCCACGAGTGGCCGCTAGGCTCTCCAATCATAGAAAAATCGGGACCCGTATGCGCTTCTAAGTTGTGTTCCAGATTCCTCAGTTTATATTTACCCTCGCGGGTAGGCACGAAGCGCCACTAAGGCCAAGGTGAATGAGCTGATGCTTGTATTGGAGAAAGTTCAGTGTCTCACCAGTGACTTCTTGTCTCTTTCTTCAGCTTGAGTACAGACAATCGACGTCTTTGTGCCCGTCGATGTCATAGTCATGTAGGTGCCAGTTTCGACATTTTTAATTCGGTATGCTCCACAGTAAGTCGCCATTGCTGAAGTTTGATGTCAGTAAGGAGTAGGTAGATAGAGCAAGCACGTATAGGCTCATCCATTTATATGAACCCGCCACCAATGACCACATGCGCCTGGATAATCGGCTCCTGGAAAGGTATGATTGGACTACTGACATGTCAGCTGCGGCTTCCTCCGTCTATTCCCAAGGCTCAAGGAAACTTCAACCTCGTTCACGATCTGTGGCTTGAAAATCCAGTTCTTATCTTAAACTATATCCTGAACATCAGTACCCCTAAATTCAAAGTAACTGGCCGTAAAAGAACTCTGCCGATGCGGTCCGTCGCCATTTCGGAATGATGGTAGATCTTATACACACGTCGAGTGACCGTGATCACACGTTCAGTGGTGCTGTGAAGGTCCGGAACCGAACAACCCATGACATAAATTAAAACGAGATCGATAACACCCTTTGAGTTACCAAAACCCTATAGATGAAGCTCAACCTCATCATTAAAGATTTTCTGACCAAAATCGCCTTGTGAAAGCGCTCTGAAGGACCAAGAAAGCACGCAGAGGTATCTACAAGACCCCGCGGCTACTCGCCAAGTCAATAAATCTGTGTTTGCCCTGTAGCTCGATAGGCACTTGCCCAAAACACTTGGACTCCGGCGTGGGTCACGGCAACGATAGCATTGAAAATGATATGGTGTGTATAAGTAAAACTTGGGCTCTGGTGGCTTCGTGTACCCATCAAGAAGGTATCGGAATAGAAGtaataatatatatatatacatgtgTGCATACATGGTCATCGTCAGATACCAGCAGGGTGGAGGATCCGGTACGGAGTACGCGGACGAAGGCTGGGGCACTGAGACGCGAGCAGAATTCGTGGGTGGGTGACCAAGCCTGACAATAGTCGCGCAGGGCTGGGGGGCAGAAGCGATGAGAAACTCCCAGCAGGAATAAAGATTTGCGATACAGAGAGTAAAGGCGAGTGAATGGGACTGTGAGTCGGAAAAATAAGAAAATAGAAAGCGCGACGGGGACCGAATGCGCTGTGGAAGTATCGTctctacgggggccccaaaaacccgggagcgctctggagtgctccggttttcgTTGGGATCCGAcggatccggattgctcggcgagcacttgggcactccacgagcacttccgagcgtcataccaaacgctccggaatgctcgccgacaatagcgagtcccggagcgctcccgagattttcgagGCCCTGTAGAGGTCGATTGGGCACAACCgacaatcacgtgactgactttttatttatttatttttaaAAAACACGTCCATAGAATAACTatgggagctacatgcgaacaaggcaaaccgctcacaaaacaCAGCTGAGCCGTCGAAGCTACAGAAAGAAAAACAGAACAGAGAAATACGAGAGAAAAGGAAATAAACGAGACAGTAGCACGGTCGAGTCAAGAAAGGTGTCGCAAGGCGACGTACaggtggcttaaggcctaactcagggtagaggccgtaagggcggtAATGGGGGGTGGCGGCCTTAAGGGCGCCACGTGActgactttttttttttttttggtacatttccatatataaaaCAATACGGGACCACGTGACTGACTACCTGGGGAGGTCGTAAGCGATTCTCCGCTTAAGTCTGGGCTCGTGCGTCTCCGCAGGCTCCGATATACACCCCCTATAATAATTGCATCGAAAGATCGTGGCCGTCAGGAGCCACAAGGGGCGGGCCATCCGGTGTATGGCGCCTATATGAGCCTGGGGCGCTGAGATGCGAGCATGACTCGTGGATTGGGTGGCCATCCCTTCCTGCTGTCAGGGAGGTGGCTCAGAGAGAAAAGTGCAATTAGTAACGGTCTGAGGGTAACAGTGAGGGGAATACAGAGTGAGAGATGGTGCGGAGTGAAGGAGGGAAGGAGGATGGCACAAAAATAACtataagcatgcaagcgagAGAGCAGTACACAGTGTGCCGTAGACAACTGTTTACAACCTGCTAGTAGATTTCAAGCAGTCTTTTTCGTGGATGTAATATGCCCACTGCTTGCTCCAAATATACAATCTTGGTTTCAAAGCTTTGTAATTGCAGGAAATTTAAGGCAAGCAAGCTGACCGTGGGTGAATCAAATTCACCCATTGTACAGACTATAGCCTCCAACTTACGTACCACAAGCAAGAATACAGTTAACTTGTAGGAACTGCTCTCAATTTGCCTCTACCCATAAATCTCGTAACACTTGTTATGTGCGATGGAATGCCCTCATACGATATATTTCAGCTTATACCACCGGTCTGTTGAATGTTTTCAAGGATGACAGAAAGATCAAACGTAAGTGAGCTGCTACATTCGTCAAGAAGTTGAGGTCAACAGGATTGATTATACATGTATTCCACATCATTATCAAATGTAGTGGCGACGTATCCTTCTTGTGGGTAGCCGAGGCCGATCAAGACCCAAAGTTAGCTCATATACCTTGGAAATTCTTGCTAGCAGGTGACTCCTCCTCCTGAGATAAAAGCAAATTCGGCATAATTATGTCGGACCAAGTTGCCCGAAGTCTTCGACCTCGAGAGCCGTTACCCAATCCAAGGCTACCCCTGGCTTCTCCGAGGGATAGAGAGCATATGACGAGATGTGATAGTATAATATAACCTTGTTCGTAAGCTTGATTTTCATTAAAAGTCCTTTTAAGGGACATAGAAATTGATCTCTCGACGCAACTCGTAATACCAACTGTGTCAAAGAACGGTCTAACCAACTGCAAAAGGCTGATCACGATTGATTGTACTTCTATGCGTCACGCCCTGCTACCTCTTGGTAAAGACTTTATGGAAAACGGCAGAACCGTATCCCTTTTACCAAGTAAGGAGGCTGTTCTATACCCGTGTTGGGTTTGTACGGCTATATAACCCTCCTCGCTGGTCTGTCCTCCTGACTCCATCAGTTACCTTTAAAGCTTTCGTGAAGTTTTTGCTAGTATTCTTTACGCTCTTAACAATGGTTTCTAACGAGCACCAATCCGTGTCGTTCTCATCTCTATCTCACACCGCCAACAACGATTCCAGACCACCAGAGACTTCTTGGGAGATCTCTGCCGCTCGCAAACGCGACGATCGTGCAAACCGACTCAAGCCTTACGCTCACTGGAGCTTGGCCGAGCTCACCCCTCCGCAGTCTCATAACAACGTCATACCCCTTGTACATGCTCGTCTCACCGATAGAGAGCGCTCCTTCCTCGCATCCGATGTCACCGACCTTGCACAGCGTCTGGCTACCAGAGAGTGCACCGCGCTGGAAGTGACCACAGCGTTCTGCAAGGCAGCATATGCGGCTCAGGAGCTTACAAACTGCCTGACCGAGGTGATGTTTGAGCAGGCGCTGGGTCGTGCGCAGGAGCTAGACGAGCATATATCGACGAGTGGGAAGGTGGTTGGACCGCTGCACGGTGTGCCGATCAGCATCAAGGACCATatcaatcaagggggaaGATACTGCGACTGGCTTTGTTGCTTGGGCGGGGCGCACGATTGCGGAAGAAGACGCGACTGTGGTTCGGATTTTGCGGCAGGCTGGAGCTATCATTTATGTCAAGACGACCAACCCTCAATCTGTATTCGGTTTGGCGTTTTATTTACGAATCGATATCAGAGTGCTAAAGCATACATATGAATTCTAGCTTTTGAAACCTTGAGCAATATTTATGGGCACACGACCAACCCTTACAACAGGGATCTCACGCCCGGAGGGAGCAGTGGTGGTGAAGCTGCGCTGGCTGCATGTCGTGGGAGCTTGCTTGGAGTTGGAACAGATATTGGGGGCTCTATTGTAAGTAGGAGTAGGTCGTTTGTGAGTATATGTAATTGATGGCTAACATCATTACAGAGGTACGCTGCGGATTCGATTACTCTTTTAATGCATAAATTGATATCTATGCGAACATTAGAGGCCCGTCGGCATGGTGTGGGCTGTATGGGCTAAAACCCTCGAGCCATAGACTCCCGGCTTCCGGAATATTGGCAGCGTATAAGGGCATGGAAAATATAGTTGGAGTCCTTGGTATGTTACAAAACAATCCATTCCTCAAAGGCCAGTCGTAAACCCCGTTTAGGGCCGATGGCGCACTCTGCTAGAGACCTCGAGCTGTTCTGCAGGGTCATTTCTGACTACGAACCGTGGACCTCCGACTTCAGTACCCTGCCCATCCCTTGGAACTCAACTATTGTTCAGCATGGAGGGAACGATAAGCTTGTGATTGGGTTATTCATTGATGATGGAGTGGTAGAACCTCATCCACCAATCATTGAGCGCCTAAACAAGACTCGAGAAGCACTGATTACTGCAGGTCATGAGGTCATTGATTGGGTGCCAATGGATCATGCACAAGCATTTGAACTAATTGTGAGCAAGCTCTGAAAGTAGTTTTCTCGATATTTATCAAACATCTTGCGCAGTCAAAACTATACTTGCTCGATGGGGGGGAAGCTATACGTGATATCTTGACGCAATCAGGCGAGCCTGCAATTCCGCCGATTGCTCAGATCCTACCCGATCCCTCGAAAGCAAATATACTCACAGTTTCCCAATCTTGGGACGCTAATTACGAGCGTGATCAGTTCCGAGCACGTGCATTGAAGCATTGGAACGACACTGCATTGCGATCCAAGAGTGGTCGACCGGTTGATGCAGTCCTTGTCCGGTTGCGCCAACCCTTGCTGCTCCCCATGGTACAACGCGGTGGATAGGGTATACTTCATACTGGAACCTACTCGATCTTCCTGCTGTGGTCTTCCCATCGGGAAAGCCGCTTCAAGCCAGCTCCATATCCCCACACCTCATGCCGAAGTCTAACTTGCCTCGAAACAAGGCCGCCCGGGTTCATCCTGATGTTTGTAGAGTAGTTGACGCCCTTAGTCGAGATCCTCTAACAGAGGAGCCCCTCAGTGATGAGCGACTCCTTCAGACAGCGCGTGTAGGCTTAAACCatttaatttaatttaattatcatgcatatatgtacattTGTTCTATGCCTCATTGTTTGTTTGGTTAGTCTTATGTAATAAAAGCCTGAAAACTCTTCACGTTGTACATGCTTTGCGGAAGCGGCTCGGCAGGGCCTAATTCGGAATAACAAATTCCCCATCAGCGtgcaagctgagggacaCGACTGTATGTGGGTAGGGTTCACTTGTAAGTAAAGGCAACTTGATATATATGTCTATTAGGAAACAACATCAATTTGAACTAAGGCTCCAATATTTATGGAGATGACCAAACAAATGATGCAAAGTGGCCTGCAAAGCCCAGCAACAGAAAGCCGGCTTACAAGTTCACGTGGCTGCTGCTCAAGTGCCACTTGAGTCAAGTGGTTGTGAACACTGACTACGTCCTGTCAATGGATGAGTCAAGCAATGCAATGTGAAATGCATTTAGTATTCAATAATGTAATTCAATTGTAATTATTGTTGATATAGAAACCGCACCTTGGTGCGGATGTTCCGCACCCAGGGGTCGGATTCTGTGGGGTTCGGATTGAGGGGGGTTGGATTGTGCACCTACAAAAATACTGAGAGCGGGGTCTGGCTTAGTAGCATTGAAAGCGCAGGAAGTCGGAGCTATAAACTTAGATGTCTCAGCTTTGACTATGGTGTAGCAAACTGAGGTTTTACATAAAAATTTCTGGTGAacatatatgcaaatatAACaaacagatacaaacaaGTCACGTGGACCCGCATACATTATATCTAGTTATGAgactgatatttcaacaaGTACAAAGGTTGGATTTTACTGGTAATCCAGACCCCAGGATTCAGATTTACCTTATAGGGAATTTGCGCCACCGGGAGTCGGATTGCTGGGGTCGGATCCTCCGTACCTTTGGGGTATACGGTGAACCAGAGTCCATATATACGTCTCATCATCAGGCTCATGCCCTGTGCAACTAAAGTGGCATATATAACAGGTGATGCTATTGTTTAAGAGCATACAATGTCTAACGCCTATAATAAGGGCCCAACCTGGTTCTCAATATTTCTGAAACGCAAACAAGCAAATAAGGGCTATACATAGCCCTGAATAGCCTGGGCAATATATGGTTCCTCCAAGTGCCGAATCTCTTTGTCTGTTAGCTTGACATCAATAGCTCCTACAATTTCCGTTCAAAATGAGACAAGTATTGGTTAAGAAACTGGAGAGAAACTAACCAATAGTGTCTTCAAGGCTACCAAGGTTCATGGCGCCAATGATGGGTGCAGTAACCGTATCCTTAGATAGGTGCCATGCCATTGCAACTTGTGCCATGCTTATCCCTTGGGTGTTGGCCATCTTTTCAAGACTAATAATCAAATGAGCTTATGGATCATAAGTAACGGAACAGCTATCACCAACCAAAGAACAATTTCCTTGTTACCCTCCTTGGCTTGGTTTGCTATCGCTGCTAGGCTGAAAATAGAAGGTTTAGATAAATCATGTCACTATAATCCTGCCACGTACAAACTAGTCTTGTCCCGAAGGCTTGTTTGTGAGTAAGGGCGGCTCAATACCCCTTGTGAAAGTGGGGACCACGGAATCATGCCGACTCCAAACATCTGTTGTTACCAGCTGTTAGAGCCAAGAGGGATCGAGAACGAAAGCCACTATGTGACCATACCTTCAAAGTAGGAATCATTTCCCGCTCCTGCTTGCGATAGATCAAGTTGTATTGGCTTTGCATTGAGATGAATGGGGTAAGCTTGTTATTTATGGCATAGTTTTGCATCGCATGGAACTGATAGGCGTGGCAGCTTGACATTCCAATATAGCAAGCATAACCCGCTTTGACTACATTGTGCAGAGCTTCCATGGTCTCAGCGATTGGCGTGTCGTAATCAAACCGATGGCACTGAAGCACGTCGACATAGTCAAGTTGGAGACGCTCTAGTGAGTGTTTAATGGATTCAAAGATATGCTATGAGGGGTTTGCATGAGTGTAAGCATTTCATTCGGAAATGGTTGAAGCACAGTACCTTTCGGCTAAGACCATATTGGTTGACATACCCAGCTGCATCCGCAGCAGGTCCGGGATATATACTTGTGTCTTGTATGGCAACGAAATAGAGCTTGGGGGTGAACTCTGGGTTTAATTACGGTCTCCTATCAACTAATCGAATCTCCCCACCTTGGTCATCACCACAATTTCATCTCGAGGTAGGTTGAGCTGTTTGACCGCTTTCCCAAGAATACGCTCCGAGTCCCCGCCTGAATAATTATTGGATGTGTCAAATGTTTGTATGCCAGCGTCATAACTGTAAATGACACCAAGCCGAGCTAAGATTGAATGAATTATCACCTCGGCTAAAGCCACTCACGCTGCCTTGATCAATTG encodes:
- a CDS encoding aldo/keto reductase family protein; the protein is MPFTSSAKKMTYGGYFRLGNSALKVSRFILGLGGVGSKSWQPWAIEEEETIQLIKAAYDAGIQTFDTSNNYSGGDSERILGKAVKQLNLPRDEIVVMTKFTPKLYFVAIQDTSIYPGPAADAAGYVNQYGLSRKHIFESIKHSLERLQLDYVDVLQCHRFDYDTPIAETMEALHNVVKAGYACYIGMSSCHAYQFHAMQNYAINNKLTPFISMQSQYNLIYRKQEREMIPTLKMFGVGMIPWSPLSQGVLSRPYSQTSLRDKTSFLAAIANQAKEGNKEIVLCLEKMANTQGISMAQVAMAWHLSKDTVTAPIIGAMNLGSLEDTIGAIDVKLTDKEIRHLEEPYIAQAIQGYV
- a CDS encoding amidase: MVSNEHQSVSFSSLSHTANNDSRPPETSWEISAARKRDDRANRLKPYAHWSLAELTPPQSHNNVIPLVHARLTDRERSFLASDVTDLAQRLATRECTALEVTTAFCKAAYAAQELTNCLTEVMFEQALGRAQELDEHISTSGKGEDTATGFVAWAGRTIAEEDATVVRILRQAGAIIYVKTTNPQSVFAFETLSNIYGHTTNPYNRDLTPGGSSGGEAALAACRGSLLGVGTDIGGSIRPVGMVLPASGILAAYKGMENIVGVLGPMAHSARDLELFCRVISDYEPWTSDFSTLPIPWNSTIVQHGGNDKLVIGLFIDDGVVEPHPPIIERLNKTREALITAGHEVIDWVPMDHAQAFELISKLYLLDGGEAIRDILTQSGEPAIPPIAQILPDPSKANILTVSQSWDANYERDQFRARALKHWNDTALRSKSGRPVDAVLVRLRQPLLLPMVQRGG
- a CDS encoding eukaryotic translation initiation factor 3 subunit L, whose amino-acid sequence is MDNNLPEITNAYDQGWNRLTEKYYSKSEWPEAELIAPLVNDDPIFLILYRELYYRSKAFVFGVRGQRKDGRGIDYVGRWSGAAIVYSTCSIPSFKNPASMNTEAVQKGASPKNSLKSLENTVWSCYSVLNVLYSLIQKSRINEYLEAVQKGASPEELTEISGEYGQRPIYRTLGFFSIIGLLRVHVLLGDYTLALKVMDLVKLNQKAFFTRVTACHVATYYYVGFCYMSLKRYSDATRTFNSILNFISRMRQYHTRSYQYDQINRTADRMYALLAICNALSPSRLDDAITTNLKEKYGEQHIKMTKGQEGMAAFEELYTKSCPKFISSTPPPYHDTELLNLYISNPPQEPMQRHLSLFLSDVRIQQSVVPTLRSFLKMYSSLDAAKLAGFLDADEEEIVQQMMVMKSSSRSVSRAAVEAGTLLDGGVISTSDLDFVIDENMVQIVESTIGRRYGGWFIRNTEHALKVYDTIRSSPLPISKTNVPEAEAQASAAAPSANGPTAGSAPKPKAAWGAPKAVRLAA
- a CDS encoding ricin-type beta-trefoil lectin domain protein, translating into MATYCGAYRIKNVETGTYMTMTSTGTKTSIVCTQAEERDKKSLWRFVPTREGKYKLRNLEHNLEAHTGPDFSMIGEPSGHSWLIKDGTGNEKIIHTGTNEVILELVKATKKVQLKVDKSQKNQRWIFETVYLNVKTGTVMDLEGGKEGEGVKIIGFEAKGTANQKGWYKWELGPGDGVNVTIRNAAISAYAGYPTFNQGAVLQSSSKPQNFSITLADNGFYISPPEKPDHVVDLSGAGQANGTEICLWIKHGGDHQKWRFEAA